The proteins below are encoded in one region of Ursus arctos isolate Adak ecotype North America unplaced genomic scaffold, UrsArc2.0 scaffold_24, whole genome shotgun sequence:
- the ZPBP2 gene encoding zona pellucida-binding protein 2, whose translation MRAWVLLSAVLWYLTGVGWQRSSERTGKGFIYGKPGHPVKIYVKLHHNSPILACMDYKRAKKETVDPTYTWIGPNEKPLTENNRINITKTGKLKVEDFLEALSGLYTCTLSYKTVRAETQEETIVKQRYDFMIFAYREPDYSYQMAVRFTTKSCEGRYNDLLFRVLKKILDNLISDLSCHVIEPSYKCHFVKIPQHGLIHELFIAFQVNPFAPGWKGACNDSADCEDITNRNILQARDRIEEFFRSQAYIYYHDFNKTIPAMHFVDHSFQVVRMDSCRPGFGKNEGLHSNCASCCVVCGPGTFSPDVDVTCQSCVSIRIYGAKSCT comes from the exons ATGCGAGCGTGGGTCCTACTCTCCGCGGTGCTCTGGTACCTCACTGGAG TTGGATGGCAGCGTTCTTCTGAACGTACGGGGAAAGGCTTCATTTATGGCAAGCCCGGACACCCAG tgaaaatatatgtaaaattacaCCACAATAGCCCAATCCTTGCCTGTATGGATTATAAACGTGCTAAAAAAGAAACAGTGGACCCCACCTACACATGGATTGGGCCTAATGAAAAGCCATTAACAG AAAATAATCGAATAAATATAACTAAAACAGGAAAGCTGAAGGTGGAAGATTTTCTGGAGGCTTTGTCTGGACTTTACACATGTACTCTTTCTTATAAGACTGTCAGAGCGGAAACCCAAGAAGAAACGATAGTAAAGCAGAGATATGACTTTATGATCTTTG cctATCGGGAACCTGATTATTCATATCAGATGGCTGTACGTTTTACCACAAAGTCTTGTGAAGGAAGATATAATGACCTGCTTTTTAGAGTGCTGAAGAAAATCTTGGATAATTTAATCTCTGATTTGTCATGCCATGTCATAGAACCATCATATAAATGCCATTTTGTTAAAATTCCACAACATGGCCTCATACATGAGCTATTTATAGCCTTTCaag ttaATCCTTTTGCACCAGGGTGGAAAGGTGCATGCAATGATTCTGCTGACTGTGAAGATATCACTAACCGTAATATCCTCCAG gCAAGAGATCGGATAGAAGAATTTTTCCGGAGCCAAGCATATATTTACTATCACGACTTTAATAAAACTATACCAGCTATGCATTTCGTGGACCACAGTTTTCAAGTAGTACGTATGGATAGCTGTCGTCCAGGCTTTGGAAAAAATGAAGGTCTACACAGTAATTGTGCTAGCTGTTGcg TGGTTTGTGGTCCTGGGACTTTTAGTCCTGATGTTGATGTTACTTGTCAGAGCTGCGTTTCCATCCGTATTTATGGAGCTAAATCTTGCACATAA